A window of the Chryseobacterium arthrosphaerae genome harbors these coding sequences:
- the nadB gene encoding L-aspartate oxidase produces the protein MIKADVLVIGSGISGLSYAIKVSEQLPDAKIIIVTKSDEDESNTKYAQGGLAVVTDFQNDNFEKHIEDTMRAGDGENKRDVVEMVVKEAPARFNEIVEWGAQFDMKNGKFALGREGGHTENRIVHHKDITGFEIERALLETANSSPNIEILDHHYVIDIITQHHVPGKELNEGDIHCYGAYILDEKSRTIKKITSKITLVATGGAGHVYKNTTNPTIATGDGIAFVARAKGKVSNMQYYQFHPTALYNKIDGMLFLISEAVRGDGAKLRTKRGEKFMQKYDEREELASRDIVARAIDNEMKITGDEYVGLDCRDMNQEKFLEHFPNIYKKCRDEGIDPFTQLIPVVPACHYLMGGIEVDRDGQSSIRNLFAVGECTNSGLHGANRLASNSLLEGLVFGHNAAMKTVELLNENSFNFDDLKAVPEWNEEGMKIMDEMVIISYLRKQLQEMMSDLVGIVRSNRRLNMALQKHQEIAAAVDEIYHYSILSPQLSELRNLTTVAHLIITQSMEMTENKGAFYNKDLA, from the coding sequence ATGATAAAAGCGGATGTACTAGTAATCGGGTCCGGCATTTCCGGACTTTCCTACGCCATTAAAGTGTCTGAACAGCTCCCTGATGCCAAAATCATCATCGTTACAAAATCTGATGAAGACGAAAGCAATACCAAATATGCACAGGGCGGACTCGCTGTAGTCACCGACTTCCAGAACGACAATTTCGAAAAACATATTGAAGACACTATGCGTGCCGGAGATGGTGAAAACAAACGTGATGTGGTGGAAATGGTAGTGAAAGAAGCGCCTGCAAGATTTAACGAAATCGTAGAATGGGGTGCCCAGTTCGATATGAAAAACGGTAAATTCGCTTTGGGAAGAGAAGGAGGCCATACTGAAAACAGAATCGTTCATCATAAAGATATTACAGGTTTTGAAATTGAAAGAGCCTTACTGGAAACAGCCAACAGCAGCCCGAATATTGAGATCCTTGACCATCATTATGTAATTGATATCATTACCCAGCACCACGTTCCGGGTAAAGAACTCAACGAAGGCGATATCCATTGCTACGGGGCTTATATTCTGGATGAAAAATCCAGAACCATCAAAAAGATCACGTCCAAGATCACGTTGGTTGCCACAGGCGGTGCCGGACATGTTTATAAAAACACGACCAATCCTACCATTGCCACAGGAGACGGAATTGCTTTCGTGGCCCGTGCCAAAGGAAAGGTATCCAATATGCAGTACTATCAGTTCCATCCCACTGCATTATACAATAAGATTGACGGAATGCTGTTCCTGATTTCTGAGGCAGTACGGGGAGACGGTGCCAAACTGAGAACCAAAAGAGGTGAAAAATTCATGCAGAAATATGATGAGCGTGAAGAACTGGCCTCCAGAGATATTGTTGCCAGAGCGATTGACAATGAAATGAAAATCACTGGAGACGAATATGTAGGCCTGGACTGCCGTGATATGAATCAGGAAAAGTTCCTGGAACACTTTCCGAATATTTATAAAAAATGCAGAGATGAAGGAATTGATCCTTTCACTCAGTTAATTCCGGTGGTACCTGCCTGCCATTACCTGATGGGTGGTATTGAAGTGGACAGGGACGGACAGTCTTCGATCAGAAATCTTTTTGCAGTAGGGGAATGTACAAATTCCGGACTGCACGGCGCGAACAGACTGGCTTCAAATTCACTGCTGGAAGGTCTGGTTTTCGGCCACAATGCTGCCATGAAAACGGTGGAACTCCTGAATGAAAACAGCTTCAACTTTGATGATCTGAAAGCCGTTCCTGAATGGAATGAAGAAGGCATGAAAATCATGGATGAAATGGTGATCATCAGCTACCTCAGAAAACAGCTTCAGGAAATGATGAGTGATCTTGTAGGAATTGTAAGGAGCAACAGACGTCTGAATATGGCATTGCAGAAACACCAGGAAATTGCAGCTGCAGTAGATGAGATCTACCACTACTCGATTCTTTCTCCACAGCTGTCAGAATTAAGAAACCTTACGACTGTTGCCCACCTCATCATTACCCAGTCTATGGAAATGACGGAAAACAAAGGGGCATTTTATAATAAAGATTTAGCATAA
- a CDS encoding NAD(P)H-dependent oxidoreductase, with protein sequence MNYLEALSRRYSVKKFNNQIIPQETLHNILESGKLSASSLGLQPYKMIVVESEEMKQKLIPAFYNPSQISTCSHLIVIISKKSIEDNYIRGYFNHISEVRETPIEKLDPFRNSINQHINQKTQDEIFNWAEKQSYIVLANLMYAAAIENIDSCPMEGFRQDVIEEILNINPDTEKVTVTLALGYRSEEDPFQHMKKVRKPNEKLFKFI encoded by the coding sequence ATGAATTATTTGGAAGCTTTAAGCAGAAGATATTCTGTGAAAAAATTTAATAATCAAATCATTCCTCAGGAAACTCTTCACAACATTCTTGAGTCAGGAAAACTGTCTGCCAGTTCTCTGGGACTTCAGCCCTACAAAATGATCGTTGTAGAGAGTGAGGAAATGAAGCAGAAACTGATTCCGGCTTTTTATAACCCTTCCCAGATATCTACCTGCTCCCATCTTATTGTTATCATTTCAAAAAAAAGTATTGAAGACAACTATATCCGTGGGTATTTTAATCATATTTCTGAAGTACGGGAAACTCCTATTGAAAAACTTGATCCTTTCAGAAACAGCATCAATCAGCACATTAATCAGAAAACACAGGATGAAATTTTCAACTGGGCAGAAAAACAGTCTTATATCGTATTGGCCAATCTCATGTATGCTGCTGCGATCGAAAATATAGACTCATGCCCTATGGAAGGCTTCCGGCAGGATGTAATAGAAGAAATTCTGAACATCAACCCCGATACAGAAAAAGTAACCGTTACCCTCGCTTTAGGCTACCGTTCTGAGGAAGATCCTTTCCAACACATGAAAAAAGTAAGAAAACCAAACGAAAAATTGTTTAAATTTATTTAA
- the rnhA gene encoding ribonuclease HI: protein MRINIYTDGACSGNPGKGGYGILMRVPEKNYQKTFSKGFRKTTNNRMELLAVITALEKLKSAENEIHIYTDSKYVSDAINQNWISGWIKRGWKNVKNPDLWKKFVELYNKHTPKMHWIKGHAGHFENELCDKLAVAAAASQDLEIDTYFEGIDNNTLF from the coding sequence TTGAGGATCAATATTTATACAGACGGAGCTTGCAGCGGAAATCCCGGAAAAGGAGGATATGGAATTCTCATGCGCGTTCCGGAAAAAAACTATCAGAAAACTTTTTCTAAAGGATTCCGGAAAACGACCAACAACAGAATGGAACTCCTGGCCGTCATCACGGCGCTGGAAAAGCTGAAGTCTGCAGAAAATGAGATTCATATATATACAGACAGCAAATATGTATCTGATGCCATCAACCAAAACTGGATCTCAGGATGGATCAAAAGAGGATGGAAAAATGTAAAAAACCCTGATCTCTGGAAAAAATTCGTTGAGTTATACAATAAGCATACCCCTAAAATGCATTGGATAAAAGGGCATGCAGGACATTTTGAAAATGAACTTTGTGACAAGCTGGCTGTAGCTGCTGCGGCTTCTCAGGATCTTGAGATCGATACTTACTTTGAAGGCATTGACAACAACACGCTCTTCTGA
- a CDS encoding T9SS type B sorting domain-containing protein: MKKDILIFLLAVLLCLPGKLLSQTYQLAGNPVNTTGWDLVSDAVVSTDFIRLTTDQTSRYGAIKLATPITLSYCDKWKVEFDFRIDGNGTTQFGRGDGFTFWYLANPPTGFVSGGGLGIPANASGLMVGFDIFNNTTEGQMSKVHILYGTNNTAGNNIEFNNTPGSTFHSPDLNPTKPFVSDIYRHVEVNGETDLTNPSNWIIKVRIDGILIVDQSFAPSGGAVGMSQGYFGFSAATGGASARHSIKNAKVFVDKVPILNATVTPFVCTNPATGNGLVDLTSFNAQFVNNPGNYTFTYYVLGSSTPIANPASFQYSGNTTIKVVIKDPTATLCDNGDGIIQLNPTPFAATNATLTGCNNNNAGTATFDLNSAAVTTLTGVTKEFYPTLYDLNNGTNQITNPYAYASAAATIYVKVTTAQGCVSTAKITLNIHPTVAVNNTEIKSCFIETNPSTASFNLTGAVVSQNGMTKEYYPSLTDAINGTNKIANPAAYIAPNGVAYVKVFNTNGCYSVAKVTLTVIAPVLSRILIDKTICMESKTTLDAGAGFKSYEWSTGATTQSIKDVGVGTYWVKLKTGECTALQTVTVYASENPVISNIDISGSTVTVYVNGGTPPYQYSLDNINWQESNVFTHVARGEAKVFVKDSYNCTPIQVDITVPNLINVITPNDDGINDFVDYSALAGKQNLEIGIFDRYGYKIFQADKSNSYKWNGTTSTSKKVPTGNYWYSISWKENNKNSTPITFSGWIVVKNRD, encoded by the coding sequence ATGAAAAAAGATATACTTATTTTTTTACTGGCTGTTTTACTCTGCCTTCCGGGAAAACTTCTTTCCCAAACTTATCAACTTGCCGGAAATCCGGTTAATACAACAGGATGGGACCTGGTCTCCGATGCTGTAGTAAGTACAGACTTCATCAGACTAACTACCGACCAGACAAGCAGATACGGAGCTATAAAACTGGCCACCCCTATCACCCTAAGCTATTGTGACAAATGGAAAGTGGAATTCGATTTCAGAATTGACGGAAACGGAACGACACAATTCGGAAGAGGTGACGGTTTCACTTTCTGGTACCTGGCCAATCCACCCACAGGATTTGTATCCGGAGGAGGACTGGGAATTCCAGCCAATGCCTCAGGTCTTATGGTAGGTTTTGACATTTTCAACAACACTACTGAAGGGCAGATGAGCAAGGTACACATTCTGTACGGAACCAATAATACTGCCGGTAACAATATTGAATTCAACAACACACCGGGAAGTACCTTTCATTCTCCTGACCTGAATCCTACCAAACCATTTGTATCAGATATCTACCGGCATGTAGAAGTGAACGGGGAAACAGACCTTACCAATCCTTCCAACTGGATCATTAAGGTAAGAATAGACGGTATACTTATCGTTGACCAGTCTTTTGCCCCTTCAGGCGGTGCTGTAGGAATGTCACAGGGATATTTCGGTTTTTCTGCCGCAACCGGAGGCGCAAGTGCGAGACACTCTATAAAAAATGCAAAAGTATTTGTAGACAAGGTTCCGATTTTGAATGCAACCGTCACTCCGTTTGTATGTACAAATCCGGCGACAGGAAACGGCTTAGTGGATCTTACGTCTTTCAATGCTCAATTTGTCAACAATCCTGGAAATTATACTTTCACCTATTATGTATTGGGAAGCTCTACTCCTATTGCCAATCCGGCAAGTTTTCAATATTCAGGAAATACGACCATCAAAGTGGTCATCAAAGATCCTACGGCAACACTTTGTGACAATGGCGACGGAATCATACAGCTTAACCCTACTCCTTTTGCAGCCACCAACGCTACACTCACAGGATGTAACAATAACAATGCAGGGACAGCAACATTTGACCTCAACTCCGCTGCCGTCACCACACTCACAGGGGTAACGAAAGAGTTCTATCCTACCCTTTACGACCTGAATAACGGTACCAATCAGATTACCAATCCTTACGCTTATGCATCTGCAGCAGCCACCATTTACGTAAAGGTTACTACTGCCCAGGGATGCGTAAGTACTGCAAAAATTACACTGAACATTCATCCGACAGTTGCTGTAAATAATACAGAAATAAAATCCTGTTTCATCGAAACCAATCCGTCTACAGCCTCTTTTAATCTTACAGGTGCTGTAGTTTCGCAAAACGGAATGACTAAAGAATATTATCCTTCTTTAACCGATGCCATCAATGGAACCAATAAAATTGCAAATCCCGCAGCGTATATTGCACCTAACGGAGTAGCTTACGTAAAAGTCTTTAATACGAACGGATGTTACTCGGTTGCAAAAGTGACTTTAACGGTAATTGCTCCGGTGCTGTCCAGAATACTGATCGACAAAACCATCTGTATGGAAAGCAAAACCACCCTGGATGCCGGCGCTGGTTTCAAAAGCTACGAATGGAGTACGGGAGCAACGACCCAAAGCATCAAGGATGTGGGAGTAGGTACTTATTGGGTAAAACTCAAAACCGGAGAGTGTACCGCCCTGCAGACCGTAACTGTATATGCTTCTGAAAATCCGGTGATCAGCAATATTGACATCTCCGGAAGCACAGTAACAGTATATGTAAACGGCGGAACTCCTCCTTATCAATATTCACTGGATAATATCAACTGGCAGGAATCCAATGTATTCACCCATGTAGCAAGAGGGGAAGCGAAGGTCTTCGTAAAAGACAGCTACAACTGTACTCCTATCCAGGTTGATATCACTGTCCCTAACCTGATCAACGTTATTACTCCGAACGATGACGGAATCAATGATTTTGTTGATTATTCTGCCCTTGCGGGTAAACAGAACCTCGAAATCGGAATCTTTGACAGATATGGCTACAAGATATTCCAGGCGGATAAGAGCAATAGCTACAAATGGAACGGAACCACCAGTACCAGCAAAAAAGTTCCTACAGGCAACTACTGGTATTCTATTTCATGGAAAGAAAACAATAAAAACAGCACTCCGATAACATTCTCAGGCTGGATCGTTGTAAAAAACAGAGATTAA
- a CDS encoding T9SS type B sorting domain-containing protein yields MKKTLLLFLIIFSHIFYAQSDCSSAMAVCGNTDISYTPDGNGDTLETIGGCLTNERYSVWYTFTIATAGTLTFEIIPNAITEDDYDFAVFGPNKTCANRGTPLRGSYASARGITGLNMTATDLCDPVGGDRWAKYMDVLPGETYYLIVNNHSLSANGFKMHWGGTATLSSPFSDPAVQPYPFNPPGQPAANPADPREVTICTNPATFDFASLSTGILNGNPNFTVTYHTSQNDALTASNPITGPQTVTTTGIYFYSISYTDPTNPNNPINKCRQTGKFKFRDGKIKANNATLTMCNNNNAGTATFDLTTANVFDDPTATKKYYHTLYDLNNGINEITNIYQFVSAEGKIYVKVTSQFGCTDIAEITLKFYPQIIAKDADIRACFIESNPSTGLFNLDNASVTTPTATTTKRYFPSLTDAIDATNEILNPKTYIAPNGVVYVRVSDNRGCYVIVKINLTVIPPVTSSVLVDKIICIEDTTTLDAGPGFKSYEWSTGATTQSISNVGVGTYWVKLKTGECVTTQTVKVYPSEQPVVTSIDISNTTVTVNVIGGTPDYQYSMDKIQWQTSNVFKNIARGSYKVYVKDAYDCEPIEINVLVPNLINIITPNGDGVNDTVDYSAIADKQNLVLTIFDRYGTKIHQGDKTNGYKWDGKLSGKNIPTGTYWYTVTWNENNAKNTPFKFSGWIVVKNRE; encoded by the coding sequence ATGAAAAAAACATTACTCCTTTTTCTAATTATATTTTCGCATATTTTCTATGCTCAATCAGACTGTTCATCAGCTATGGCAGTTTGTGGTAATACAGATATTTCATATACTCCGGACGGTAACGGTGATACCCTGGAAACCATTGGGGGATGTCTTACCAACGAAAGATATTCAGTATGGTATACCTTCACTATTGCGACCGCCGGTACACTTACCTTTGAAATTATCCCTAATGCTATAACCGAAGACGACTATGACTTTGCCGTATTCGGTCCTAATAAAACCTGTGCCAACAGAGGTACACCCCTTCGTGGTTCTTATGCTTCAGCAAGAGGAATCACAGGACTTAACATGACTGCTACAGACCTATGCGACCCTGTAGGAGGTGACAGATGGGCAAAATACATGGATGTACTTCCTGGTGAAACCTATTATCTGATAGTTAACAACCACAGTTTGTCAGCAAACGGATTTAAAATGCACTGGGGCGGAACTGCTACTTTATCTTCTCCTTTCTCTGACCCTGCCGTACAGCCGTACCCGTTTAATCCACCGGGACAACCGGCAGCGAACCCTGCAGATCCAAGAGAGGTAACCATCTGTACCAATCCGGCTACTTTTGATTTCGCATCCTTATCAACAGGTATTCTTAACGGTAATCCTAATTTTACTGTTACTTATCATACCAGTCAAAATGATGCTTTAACTGCCAGCAACCCTATTACAGGTCCTCAGACGGTAACAACAACAGGTATCTATTTTTACAGCATCAGCTACACCGACCCTACCAATCCTAATAACCCTATCAATAAGTGTAGACAGACCGGTAAATTTAAATTCAGAGACGGAAAGATCAAGGCGAACAATGCAACGCTGACCATGTGTAATAACAACAATGCCGGAACTGCAACTTTTGACCTTACAACAGCCAATGTTTTTGACGACCCGACTGCAACTAAGAAATACTATCACACGCTATACGACCTGAACAACGGAATCAATGAGATCACTAATATTTATCAGTTTGTTTCTGCCGAAGGAAAAATCTATGTAAAAGTAACTTCTCAGTTTGGCTGTACAGACATCGCAGAAATTACCCTGAAGTTCTATCCGCAGATCATTGCAAAAGATGCTGATATCAGAGCTTGTTTCATAGAATCAAATCCATCTACAGGTTTATTCAATCTTGATAACGCTTCCGTTACAACCCCTACAGCAACAACTACTAAGAGATACTTCCCTTCATTAACGGATGCTATAGATGCAACGAATGAAATCTTAAACCCTAAGACTTATATCGCTCCAAACGGTGTAGTATACGTAAGAGTGAGTGACAACAGAGGATGTTATGTTATTGTAAAAATAAATTTAACAGTTATTCCTCCTGTAACGTCAAGCGTTCTTGTTGACAAAATCATCTGTATAGAAGACACTACGACCCTGGATGCAGGACCAGGATTCAAGAGCTACGAATGGAGCACAGGTGCTACAACACAATCGATCAGTAATGTTGGAGTGGGTACTTATTGGGTAAAACTAAAAACCGGAGAATGTGTTACCACTCAGACTGTAAAGGTATATCCTTCCGAACAGCCGGTTGTAACAAGCATCGATATCTCTAACACTACAGTGACTGTAAATGTTATAGGAGGAACACCGGATTACCAGTACTCTATGGATAAAATCCAATGGCAGACATCTAATGTATTCAAAAACATTGCAAGAGGCAGCTACAAAGTATATGTAAAAGATGCTTACGACTGTGAGCCTATCGAAATAAACGTACTGGTTCCTAACCTTATCAACATTATTACTCCAAACGGGGATGGTGTAAATGATACAGTAGATTATTCAGCGATTGCAGATAAACAAAATCTTGTATTGACTATTTTTGACCGATACGGAACAAAAATCCACCAAGGTGATAAAACGAACGGTTATAAATGGGACGGTAAATTATCCGGCAAAAACATACCAACAGGTACCTACTGGTATACCGTAACCTGGAACGAGAACAACGCAAAGAATACACCATTCAAATTCTCAGGTTGGATTGTTGTAAAAAACAGAGAATAA
- the dnaB gene encoding replicative DNA helicase has protein sequence MAQKETLSSLTHGNFAKELSIADGKMPPNAVDFERLVIGTFLIDKKGLDHSIDLLTPEVFYDPRHQIIFSTILKLYEGNHPVDLMTIIQELKKEDKLSQAGGDHYIIDLTMGVSSSAHIEYHVRVILEKYILRSLINVSANVIDSSYKESTDVFELLDKAEQSFFEITNGTIKKGFDTANSLVKQAIDTIKSLKDKQGLSGVPSGFRDVDKETGGWQNSDLIIIAARPAMGKTAFLLSMARNIAVGHKIPMALFSLEMASVQLITRMIASETRISSEKLRKGTLDDEEWQRLFSNVSELENAPLYIDETPSLSIFDFRAKCRRLVMQHGVRLIMVDYLQLMTAGGGGKGVGNREQEISMISRSLKAIAKELNVPVIALSQLSRSVETRPGKRPQLSDLRESGAIEQDADIVSFIFRPEYYKITVWDNDEEGQETSTENQAELIIAKHRNGATADVRLSFLKHFAKFGDIEAALDGGAGGGYPSNFGEPSGFDKIKTTIQPGAAFDLPDSSKLSGSSMNDFDDDDDFPF, from the coding sequence ATGGCGCAGAAAGAAACATTATCATCCCTGACACACGGAAACTTTGCAAAAGAACTGTCTATTGCGGATGGAAAAATGCCTCCCAATGCAGTGGACTTCGAAAGGCTTGTAATCGGAACTTTTTTGATTGACAAAAAAGGGCTTGACCATTCCATCGACCTTCTTACCCCTGAAGTATTTTATGATCCCAGACATCAGATCATCTTTTCCACCATCTTAAAACTCTATGAGGGAAACCACCCCGTAGACCTGATGACGATTATCCAGGAGCTGAAAAAAGAAGATAAACTCAGCCAGGCCGGTGGTGACCACTACATCATTGACCTGACCATGGGAGTAAGCTCATCTGCCCATATTGAATATCACGTACGTGTTATTCTTGAAAAATATATTTTAAGAAGCCTTATCAATGTTTCTGCCAATGTCATTGACTCTTCCTATAAAGAGTCTACAGATGTTTTTGAGCTTTTGGACAAAGCAGAACAGTCATTCTTCGAAATCACCAACGGAACAATTAAAAAGGGATTCGATACCGCCAATTCATTGGTAAAACAGGCTATTGATACGATTAAGTCTTTAAAAGATAAGCAGGGACTTTCCGGAGTACCTTCAGGATTCAGGGACGTGGATAAAGAAACAGGGGGCTGGCAGAATTCCGACCTCATCATTATTGCCGCCCGTCCGGCGATGGGGAAAACGGCATTTCTTCTTTCCATGGCAAGAAATATTGCCGTTGGACACAAGATCCCTATGGCCCTTTTCTCTCTCGAGATGGCTTCTGTACAGCTTATCACCAGGATGATTGCTTCCGAGACCAGAATTTCATCTGAAAAACTCAGAAAAGGAACCCTGGACGATGAAGAATGGCAGAGACTGTTCTCTAATGTATCCGAACTGGAAAACGCTCCTTTATATATTGACGAAACCCCTTCCCTTTCGATATTCGACTTCCGTGCAAAATGCCGGAGACTGGTAATGCAGCACGGGGTAAGGCTGATCATGGTCGACTACCTTCAGCTAATGACCGCAGGTGGAGGCGGAAAAGGAGTTGGAAACCGTGAACAGGAGATCTCCATGATTTCACGTTCATTAAAAGCTATCGCAAAAGAACTGAATGTACCGGTAATTGCCCTTTCCCAGCTTTCAAGAAGTGTGGAAACCCGTCCCGGAAAGAGACCTCAGCTTTCTGACCTTAGGGAATCCGGAGCGATTGAGCAGGATGCCGATATCGTATCTTTCATCTTCAGACCTGAATATTATAAAATCACCGTTTGGGATAATGACGAAGAAGGACAGGAAACCTCTACAGAAAACCAGGCTGAATTGATCATTGCCAAGCACAGGAATGGTGCCACGGCGGATGTCAGATTGTCTTTCTTAAAACATTTTGCCAAATTCGGAGATATTGAGGCGGCTTTGGATGGTGGCGCAGGCGGAGGATATCCTTCTAATTTCGGAGAGCCAAGCGGTTTTGACAAGATCAAAACAACCATTCAGCCAGGAGCGGCATTTGATCTTCCGGACAGTTCAAAACTTTCAGGTTCATCAATGAATGATTTCGATGATGATGATGATTTTCCTTTTTAA
- a CDS encoding T9SS type B sorting domain-containing protein — protein sequence MNKNLLFYLSVFFLCISGKSFSQTYQLTGNPINTTGWTIVPDASANTDFIMLTEDLTNKSGSIKLNDPINLKYCDKWRVEFDFRIDGNGTSSGKGDGFAFWYLANPPVTSQQGAGLGIPQNATGLIVGFDIYNNMGGGGLMSKVHVAYGVVPNTTDTNGLEYYNTAGSSFHSPDLNSTQPFTGSTYKHVEVTGTVDPAVPANWIITVKIDGNTITSQSFAPSAGAATMTQGYFGFSASTGAASARHAVKNVKIYTDKVPILQNSVTQSFCPNPTTGLGSVNLTTFNSQFVSNPANYTFSYMQGGTPIANPVNFQFSANTTVTVIIKDNAGILCDNPDGKIQLVLAPFKAEDKTITMCNNNKAGTAIFNLNSANVTNVQGVTKKYYKTLSDLNAGTNEIMTPDNYLSAPGVVYVKVTTPLGCTGTAKITLAFYPDTPVKEATLKSCFIENNISSAIFNLTTADVTSLTSGVTKKYYTSIANALSGTNEIINFLQYISTSTAVYAKVTDANGCFNIAKINLAVLPPTPSAILKDKTICIGDKTDLDAGPGFDGYEWSTGETTSSIKNIGVGLYWVKLKTGNCITTQMVKVNPSPNPVISSIDIDNNTITVNVSGGTPPYQYSLDGIKWQPSNVFTGLARGEVRVFVKDFYNCPPVEVQITVPNLINAITPNGDNINDFIDYSALAYKKNLIFTVYDRYGNKLYEANKMRNFTWDGTASGKKVLTGTYWYTISWNENNKNNTETKYSGWVLVKNRE from the coding sequence ATGAATAAAAATCTATTATTTTACTTATCGGTTTTCTTTCTCTGTATATCGGGAAAATCTTTTTCCCAGACGTATCAGCTTACCGGAAACCCTATAAATACTACCGGATGGACTATTGTTCCTGATGCATCTGCGAATACAGATTTCATCATGCTTACCGAAGATCTGACCAATAAATCCGGTTCAATAAAACTAAACGACCCCATCAATCTTAAATATTGTGACAAGTGGCGGGTTGAATTTGATTTCAGAATTGACGGAAACGGTACTTCTTCCGGAAAGGGAGACGGATTTGCTTTCTGGTACCTTGCCAACCCACCCGTTACCAGCCAACAGGGAGCAGGATTAGGAATTCCGCAAAACGCAACAGGCCTTATTGTAGGTTTTGATATCTATAATAATATGGGCGGCGGCGGGCTGATGAGTAAAGTTCACGTTGCATATGGGGTAGTTCCCAATACTACCGATACCAATGGTCTGGAGTACTACAATACCGCAGGCAGTTCATTCCACTCACCGGACCTCAATTCTACCCAGCCTTTTACAGGAAGTACTTACAAACATGTAGAAGTTACAGGAACAGTAGATCCCGCAGTACCAGCCAACTGGATCATCACAGTAAAGATCGATGGCAATACCATTACTTCACAGTCTTTCGCACCTTCTGCAGGAGCTGCCACCATGACCCAGGGATATTTTGGATTCTCCGCCTCTACCGGAGCAGCCAGTGCCAGACATGCTGTAAAGAACGTTAAGATTTATACGGATAAAGTTCCTATTTTACAGAATTCGGTGACGCAGTCTTTCTGTCCTAACCCAACAACAGGACTCGGAAGTGTGAATCTGACGACCTTCAACTCCCAGTTCGTCAGCAATCCTGCCAATTATACTTTTTCTTATATGCAGGGCGGCACTCCTATCGCCAATCCGGTAAATTTCCAGTTCAGCGCCAATACCACCGTCACAGTCATTATTAAAGATAATGCAGGAATATTATGTGATAATCCGGACGGAAAAATTCAATTGGTCCTTGCGCCTTTCAAAGCTGAAGACAAGACTATTACAATGTGTAATAACAACAAGGCAGGAACCGCTATCTTTAATCTTAACTCAGCTAATGTAACCAACGTTCAGGGAGTTACTAAAAAGTACTACAAAACACTGAGTGATCTGAATGCAGGTACCAACGAGATTATGACTCCTGATAATTATCTGTCGGCTCCGGGTGTAGTTTATGTAAAAGTGACAACTCCCCTGGGATGTACAGGTACGGCAAAAATCACCCTGGCTTTTTACCCTGACACTCCTGTCAAAGAAGCTACACTCAAGTCATGTTTCATTGAGAATAATATTTCCAGTGCTATCTTTAACCTGACAACCGCAGATGTAACTTCTTTAACCAGCGGCGTCACCAAAAAATACTATACTTCAATAGCCAATGCACTGAGCGGAACCAATGAGATCATCAACTTCCTTCAGTATATTTCTACAAGCACAGCCGTATACGCAAAAGTAACGGATGCCAACGGATGTTTTAACATTGCCAAAATCAATCTGGCCGTTCTCCCTCCAACCCCATCTGCCATTCTGAAAGACAAGACAATCTGCATTGGTGATAAAACAGACCTGGATGCAGGTCCCGGTTTCGATGGCTATGAATGGAGTACCGGCGAAACAACCTCATCCATTAAAAATATTGGAGTAGGCCTTTACTGGGTGAAACTTAAAACAGGAAACTGTATTACAACCCAGATGGTAAAAGTAAATCCGTCTCCTAATCCTGTCATCTCAAGCATTGACATTGACAACAATACCATTACCGTAAATGTTTCAGGAGGAACGCCACCTTATCAGTATTCTTTAGACGGGATAAAATGGCAGCCTTCCAATGTATTTACAGGTCTGGCAAGAGGAGAAGTAAGGGTTTTTGTAAAAGATTTCTATAACTGCCCCCCTGTTGAAGTTCAGATTACGGTTCCTAATCTGATCAATGCCATTACTCCTAATGGAGACAACATCAATGATTTTATTGATTATTCTGCACTGGCTTATAAGAAAAATCTGATATTCACAGTATATGACAGATATGGCAATAAGCTTTATGAAGCGAATAAAATGAGAAATTTCACCTGGGACGGAACAGCATCAGGTAAAAAAGTACTGACAGGCACATACTGGTACACCATCTCATGGAATGAAAACAATAAAAACAATACTGAGACCAAATACTCCGGCTGGGTATTGGTAAAAAACAGAGAATAA